A segment of the Zingiber officinale cultivar Zhangliang chromosome 8B, Zo_v1.1, whole genome shotgun sequence genome:
CACTTAATTCGAGTATAGAAAtgtgtttttaattatttttttcttttttgtatgGATTTTGCAGGGAAAGAAATAAGGAACCTGATCAAGGATGGAATGGTTCTAAGGAGACCTACCAAGTTACACGCTCGGTTTCGCGCTAGACGAGCACTCGAAGCCAAGAGGAATGGACGACATACCGGACACGGTTAGTATACACATTGGCACGAAAAAGAAACTAGCATTGAGGGCACTTCTCATGTAAATCACATAACTTGATTAtctttttatttattcatttgtaAAGGGAAGCGTAGTGGTACTAAAGAAGCTCGGCTACCAACTAAGGTACTATGGATGAGGAGAATGAGAGTACTTCGTCGTTTGATAAGAAAGTATCGAGAATTGAAGAAGATCGACAAGCATGTGTATCATGAAGCATACATGAAAGTGAAGGGAAATGTGTTTAGACATAAAAGAGGGCTCATGGAGAACATTCATAGACTCGAAGCCGATAAGAGAAGAGACAAAGCTTTGATCTATCAATTAGAAGCTATAAGaatccaaagcaaagataattttcaaagaatGAAGGTGAGTCATAGAAGGGAGGAATGTGCACCTCAGCTACGGTTGCTTGCTTAataatctatttgttttttttccctttgttTTCAAGAATATGATTATTGGTTTAGGcatgtaaatataaaaatatgtagTCTTGTATAGGTCATACTGACCAATTCATAGTGTATTACAACTCTTGTTtttaagatttatttattttccaactttgattaaaaaaaaacatttacagTAAGTATTAAAAATAAAGTAGGATAATAAAATGAGGCCAATAAATTCTTCCAAATTCACCAAAATTattaataaggaaaaaaaattaacaccCAATTTCCTACGTGaactcaataaaaaaaaaacaacacaaaATAGTAAATTAAGTAATGAGATGAGTAGACAAATTGTGttacaataataaaattatgatatatatatatatatatatatatggcaaTGGCGAAATCGTTTGCCCCCAGTGCCCCTGTGGCATCCGATCCCAGACCAtcatgagggaggtaaatcacgacaaCCGAGAGGGTAAGTGGTGGTGAGGTGAGTTGCACAGGGTTCGGAGATTTATGTCCTGACAGCCCTGTGAttcgaccccgcgacctcatATGACAAGTATGCCAGAGAGAGAGAAATTTTACCTTGCATATCTTTATCATGCACACTCATGAACGATTGAGTGCAAATTCGACGTCTAGGAGCCCATTCGGACGTCCCGATTCACTTTTGAGGATCGAGATATTCAATCGGACATCCGAATTTATACTCAGTCACTCATAAATATACATGATATGGATATACAtagtatatatagatatatatataatccgaCTAATTCTAAGATAGACGATAGACGATCCAACTCCATATTCCGTAAAAAGTACGATATCTCTTGAAGTGACATTCATGCATCACCAGAAATTCAATCGTCGCAAGTACACCTTGAATGAGAATCAAACCCTCATCGCCCTTCATTGTACCAAGGGCataatttattgaacttataccTTGTTGTTTGTGATTTATTGTTGTTTTTCTAGTGTTCTAACTCCCCTCACATCTTGCTGTACCTCAGCAACAACTATAGGTAGCAATAATAGAGAGAGAATTGGGGGTGATGATGACAGAGTCTAGACCGGGAAAGTCTAGGATGGTAGAGGAGTGTGATCTTCTCATACGAAGAATGAGAAAAACTTCAAGATATGTTGAGTCGCGACAAAACAAGGTGTGCATGGGAGTTCTTTGTGAATAGAGAAAGAAGAGTTTGTGAATGCACTAATCCAGTTCTCCTATCTGAAGAACAAGTTGATGACCCTATGAAAACTTATGCTGGGAAGTTTTTCATTAGTCGATAATGGCTCTGAATTCTTCGTAGTGAAGATGCATGTGACTTGTTTAAGGATGACAAAGGGTATTCGAGAAACTAAAACAAATGAATGATGGACTCACTTTGCGACCCATGGTGAGAACCATCACATCTTTACACTTTAGTAGACGATATTTCACAAATTTAATAGGAGTGAACAGTTCAATAAGTTTAAttgcaaaattaaagaaaaatagtcTGATCAAAATAAACAGAAATCCAATGGCAATGGCCACTCACGCAATTTGATTCCCAAAATATCAAGTGGCAACAATATACGAACCCACAGGGAGCTTACAAAAAACAAAAATCCTTATTCTAATTTTGTGGAGAATAATTAAAATAAGAAATATTGTACCGgaataaaagaatatttttttggtAAGGTATACACTTCGAACTAGAGAGTTCCACCTGATCAATATACAATAAACAAGGATGCTCTGTTCACAACATGCAAGATAAAAAGGAATGAGAATATTTCATCTTTAGATTTAACTTACCTgaaatatgtttttttaaaacgAAAATTATTGAACTAAAAGAATACAGAAAAAATGAATCAAATTGGGGGATAAAACAGCTCTAAACAAGGATGAATATATTGTAGGTTATGTTCACTCACCAATGAATCGATTTGAAATTCTGATTGTGTTGCACATGTAGTTCATCATCTATATCCAACATATTCAAGGCACTTGCCAACAAGTTAGGCTCAATAAAGTTACAGAATAATGCATGATTGCCGCATCTAATtccaaactcaaataaacaaacTTTTGTTTCAATCAATACTTCTACCATAATACTTATCCCAATAATTCTCTTTACCAACATCAGATGTATCATCATATGCTTTTCTTCTCTCTTATCTACCATAACCTCAAGCAATTCAAATCATCACCTTAAATATTCCTTTCACACAATAATTTCAGGAAATTGGAAGAGCATCAATGCCAACAACTGATCAAAGAGGAATCCCAAGACCA
Coding sequences within it:
- the LOC122016438 gene encoding 60S ribosomal protein L19-3-like; its protein translation is MVSLKLQKRLAAAILHCGRRKLWLDPGEVDHVAMANSRKEIRNLIKDGMVLRRPTKLHARFRARRALEAKRNGRHTGHGKRSGTKEARLPTKVLWMRRMRVLRRLIRKYRELKKIDKHVYHEAYMKVKGNVFRHKRGLMENIHRLEADKRRDKALIYQLEAIRIQSKDNFQRMKVSHRREECAPQLRLLA